The following are encoded together in the Chloroflexota bacterium genome:
- a CDS encoding VOC family protein, translating to MSQFKEVYVVFYAVRDFEGAKKFYGETLGWPVFLASDEMGWVEYGVHGSTHLAITRAQGDTGTNGGGTAVLSVDDAAATHAWLKSRGVKVDELMEIPGMVKLGSFYDPEGNQIQFSQSLF from the coding sequence ATGAGCCAATTCAAAGAAGTGTATGTCGTGTTCTATGCGGTTCGTGACTTCGAGGGCGCCAAGAAATTCTACGGCGAGACCCTCGGCTGGCCGGTCTTCCTGGCGTCGGACGAGATGGGCTGGGTCGAGTACGGCGTGCACGGCTCGACGCACCTGGCCATCACGCGCGCTCAGGGCGACACCGGCACGAATGGCGGCGGCACGGCGGTGCTGTCGGTGGACGACGCGGCGGCAACGCATGCCTGGCTGAAGAGCCGCGGCGTCAAGGTGGACGAGCTCATGGAGATTCCCGGCATGGTCAAGCTGGGCTCGTTCTATGACCCCGAGGGCAACCAGATTCAGTTCTCACAGTCGCTGTTCTAG
- a CDS encoding glycosyl hydrolase: MYRHSTEPVTLLVSTRKGAFIVRGDKARAKWKVEGPIMLGNIVYHMLLDPRDGQTLLMAARTGHLGPTVFRSTDGGATWKEATRPPMFPKAPEGQDGETVQHVFWLSPGHDLEKGVWYAGSSPPGLFRSLDNGETWDGVAGFNDNPLRRQWVGSLKDAPPGGATVHSIRVDPRNPNHIIFGVSVGGVFESMDRGHTWHPLNNGSRADFYPDPFPEFGQDPHNLQMHPLLPDRLYQQNHCGTYRMDRAEGVWTRIGENLPKEVGDIGFGMALHPFDPDTLWVFPMDGTLVWPRTNVAGRPGAFISRNGGKSWKRQDRGLPRSQAWWTVKRQALTTDRHDPVGVYFGTTNGEIYASDDEGDTWTSIVQHLPEVYAVEVAELPR, from the coding sequence ATGTATCGCCATTCGACCGAGCCGGTGACCCTGCTGGTCAGCACGCGCAAGGGCGCGTTCATCGTGCGCGGCGACAAGGCGCGGGCGAAGTGGAAGGTCGAAGGACCGATCATGCTCGGCAACATCGTTTACCACATGCTACTTGATCCGCGCGACGGGCAGACGTTGCTGATGGCGGCACGCACCGGGCACCTGGGCCCGACCGTGTTCCGTTCCACTGATGGCGGCGCGACGTGGAAGGAAGCGACCCGGCCGCCGATGTTCCCCAAAGCGCCGGAGGGCCAGGACGGCGAGACGGTTCAGCATGTGTTCTGGCTCTCGCCTGGTCATGACCTGGAGAAAGGCGTCTGGTACGCAGGCTCCTCGCCGCCGGGGCTGTTTCGTTCCCTGGATAACGGCGAAACGTGGGACGGCGTGGCCGGCTTCAATGACAATCCGCTGAGGCGTCAGTGGGTCGGATCTCTCAAGGACGCACCTCCGGGCGGTGCGACCGTCCATTCGATCCGTGTCGACCCGCGCAACCCAAATCATATTATCTTCGGTGTCTCGGTCGGCGGCGTCTTCGAGTCGATGGATCGCGGCCATACGTGGCATCCGCTCAACAACGGCTCGCGCGCCGACTTCTACCCGGATCCGTTCCCGGAGTTCGGGCAGGACCCGCACAACTTGCAGATGCACCCACTGCTGCCCGACCGGCTCTACCAGCAGAACCACTGCGGCACGTACCGCATGGATCGCGCCGAGGGAGTGTGGACGCGCATCGGCGAGAACCTGCCAAAAGAAGTGGGCGACATCGGCTTCGGCATGGCGTTGCACCCGTTCGACCCCGACACGCTCTGGGTCTTCCCGATGGACGGCACGCTCGTCTGGCCGCGCACGAATGTGGCCGGGCGCCCGGGGGCGTTCATCTCGCGCAACGGCGGAAAGTCCTGGAAACGGCAGGATCGCGGCCTGCCGCGCAGCCAGGCCTGGTGGACCGTCAAGCGGCAGGCATTGACGACCGACCGGCACGACCCGGTCGGTGTCTACTTCGGCACCACCAACGGCGAGATCTACGCCAGCGACGACGAGGGCGACACCTGGACGAGCATTGTCCAGCACCTGCCGGAGGTGTACGCCGTCGAAGTCGCGGAGTTGCCGCGATGA
- a CDS encoding DNA translocase FtsK yields the protein MPNRTTRLNLHADRIEMVLAQHKLPAMVSGGIVTPRVVRFNLNLAPNVRLNKLQSLAEEIALALGAASVRIQRDGGAVQIEMPRDDGEPVSLTKLCRRLGSLPSAVSVLGLSTDGQPLLLRLSSASIAHVLVSGTTGSGKTALVRSMLLSLARFNRTSDLRVVLIDPKGRGFEQLADLPHLLYPVVRDPGDAAQVLERLVMHMERRDAENVSRPRVVVAIDELADLLQSGGKAIEQPLVRLVQRGRQAGIHVIAATQKPSSKAMSSVVKSNFPTRLVGKVASPEDARVAAGIGGTGAEKLGGHGEFLVIAEGHVIRFQSAYASRDEIKEIVQSVHQPAGRMIVSPARMN from the coding sequence ATGCCCAATCGAACGACCCGACTCAACCTTCACGCCGACCGCATCGAGATGGTCCTCGCCCAGCACAAGCTGCCGGCGATGGTCTCGGGCGGCATCGTGACGCCGCGCGTGGTGCGCTTCAACCTGAACCTGGCGCCGAACGTACGGCTCAACAAGTTGCAGAGCCTGGCCGAGGAGATCGCGCTGGCGCTGGGCGCCGCGTCGGTGCGCATCCAGCGCGACGGCGGCGCGGTGCAGATCGAGATGCCGCGCGACGACGGCGAGCCGGTGTCACTGACGAAGCTGTGCCGGCGGCTGGGCAGCCTGCCGTCGGCGGTCAGCGTGCTCGGCCTGAGCACGGACGGCCAGCCGCTGCTGCTGCGCTTGTCGAGCGCCTCGATCGCGCATGTGCTGGTCTCGGGCACCACCGGCTCCGGCAAGACGGCGCTGGTGCGCAGCATGCTGCTGTCGTTGGCGCGCTTCAACCGCACCTCGGACCTGCGCGTCGTGCTGATCGACCCCAAAGGACGCGGTTTCGAGCAGTTGGCCGACCTGCCGCACCTGCTCTACCCGGTCGTGCGCGATCCGGGTGACGCGGCACAGGTGCTGGAGCGGCTCGTCATGCACATGGAACGGCGCGACGCCGAGAACGTCTCGCGGCCGCGCGTGGTGGTCGCCATCGACGAACTGGCCGACCTGCTGCAATCCGGCGGCAAGGCGATCGAGCAACCGCTGGTGCGGCTGGTGCAGCGCGGTCGGCAGGCCGGCATTCACGTCATCGCCGCCACGCAGAAGCCGAGCAGCAAAGCGATGAGCAGCGTCGTGAAAAGCAACTTCCCGACGCGTCTGGTCGGCAAGGTTGCCAGCCCCGAAGATGCACGAGTGGCGGCCGGCATCGGCGGCACCGGCGCCGAGAAACTGGGCGGTCACGGCGAGTTTCTGGTGATTGCCGAAGGACACGTCATTCGCTTCCAGAGCGCCTACGCCTCGCGCGACGAGATCAAAGAGATCGTCCAGTCAGTCCACCAGCCTGCCGGGCGCATGATCGTCAGCCCCGCGCGCATGAATTGA
- the lexA gene encoding transcriptional repressor LexA yields MALTAKQENILNFIRDFGQAHGYPPSIREIGQNIGISSTSVVNYNLLKLEREGHLERNPTISRGIRLAGPSAARSEPSERFRVPMVGTIVASKPMPVPDDSFADIPQDMVELTRDIVRPQEGLFALRVKGDSMIDALVNDGDIVVMKKPSDVHNGDMVGVRLKDRNETTLKRIYRERGRVRLQPANPRMKPIYVSAANIEVQGKVVAVIRQMAA; encoded by the coding sequence ATGGCACTGACCGCCAAGCAGGAAAACATCTTGAATTTCATCCGCGACTTCGGCCAAGCGCACGGCTACCCGCCGAGCATTCGCGAGATCGGCCAGAACATCGGCATCAGTTCGACCTCAGTCGTCAACTACAACTTGCTCAAACTGGAGCGCGAGGGACACCTGGAGCGCAACCCGACCATCTCGCGCGGCATTCGGCTGGCCGGCCCCTCGGCGGCGCGCAGCGAGCCGTCCGAGCGCTTCCGTGTGCCGATGGTCGGCACGATCGTCGCCAGCAAGCCGATGCCCGTGCCGGACGACTCGTTCGCGGACATCCCGCAGGACATGGTCGAGTTGACGCGCGACATCGTGCGCCCGCAGGAAGGGCTGTTCGCGCTGCGCGTCAAGGGCGACTCGATGATTGACGCGCTCGTCAACGACGGCGACATCGTCGTCATGAAGAAGCCGAGCGACGTGCACAACGGCGACATGGTCGGCGTGCGGCTGAAAGACCGCAACGAAACCACGTTGAAGCGCATCTACCGCGAGCGCGGCCGCGTGCGCCTGCAGCCGGCCAACCCGCGCATGAAGCCGATCTACGTCAGCGCCGCCAACATCGAAGTCCAGGGCAAGGTGGTCGCCGTCATCCGACAGATGGCCGCCTGA
- the sixA gene encoding phosphohistidine phosphatase SixA: MKLYLMRHGIADWPDWDRPDDERPLNTKGRRQMEAVAAALVARGIQPGAVLTSPLPRAQQTAEIVASAFGLTASVEPALAPGFDATQLPQLLERHTGADLMIVGHEPDLSEAVAALTGGVVAMKKAAVACVGLTSDRPPRGALLWLAPPKVLL; this comes from the coding sequence ATGAAGCTCTATCTCATGCGCCACGGCATCGCCGACTGGCCCGACTGGGATCGACCGGACGACGAGCGCCCACTGAACACGAAGGGTCGCCGGCAAATGGAGGCGGTCGCGGCGGCGTTGGTTGCGCGCGGCATCCAACCCGGCGCGGTGCTGACCAGTCCGCTGCCGCGCGCGCAGCAGACCGCCGAGATCGTCGCGTCCGCGTTCGGCCTGACGGCCAGCGTGGAGCCGGCGCTGGCCCCTGGCTTTGACGCCACGCAGTTGCCGCAATTGCTGGAACGGCACACAGGCGCTGACCTGATGATTGTGGGCCACGAGCCCGACCTCAGCGAAGCGGTCGCCGCGCTGACCGGCGGCGTGGTCGCGATGAAGAAAGCGGCGGTCGCCTGCGTGGGCCTGACGTCGGACCGCCCGCCGCGCGGAGCACTGCTCTGGCTCGCCCCGCCGAAGGTGCTGCTTTAG